In Microbulbifer sp. THAF38, the sequence AGGCCAATTTGCACCAGGGGGCTGTGGGGGTGGGTATTGACCTGGCCACGGGCAAAAGCTGCCACGCGGTTCAGCGCGGCTTGCGTATCCAGCGCCACCCGGATACGCAGATGTCTTTCGGTGAGTTGAAGGTCCCCGGTTGGTACGATCTAGTGCGCTTAGCGGCAAGCTGCTACGAAATGACCGGCCTCGGTTATCTCGGCTGCGATATCGTTCTGGATCGCGAGCGCGGTCCGCTGCTGCTCGAAGCCAATGCTCGTCCAGGCCTCGCCATTCAGGTGGCTAACGGCGTCGGTTTGCGCCAGCGCCTGCGTTTTATCGAGGGGCTGGACGAGGAAATGCACGAGAAAAAAGTCGACGAGCGGGTGGCATTTTCCATGCGTGAATTCGCCGCGGAAAAAACCCTTTAATCTATTCGGCTGCGCACATTCGCTACCAGTTTTATTCTCTTCACGAGCGGTGTGTCAGGAGGAGGCAGCTGAATCCGACTGGCACTGCTTGATCAGCCTGCTCAGGCGCCGGCTTTGCATTTTCAAGCTGAATTCCAGCTCTTTAATCTTGCTTTGAAGAGCCAGTGAGCGCCACTTTTCTGCGATTCGATCCCCGCGGCAGTGGGCGCGCTGTAACTGCAGGTTTTTCCAGTTTTCCAGTGCCCTGGCAAACTGTATGGCCTCGTTCTCCAATAGCTTTAACCAGTCCTCCCTGTGCGCGCTACCCCCGAGCTTTTCCTTCGCCTGGCTGAACTGCACTGCCAGCTTGGCTTTTTGTATCTGCACCGCAGGAGGAGTTTTCAGATCGCGGGTAATGCCAACCCAGCTCAGCAGCTTGATCAGCCACTTGGTCGGGTCGTATTGGTACCAGTGGATACCATTGCGGTAGTCGGTCTGAAAGGCGTGGTGATAGTTGTGGTACCCCTCGCCGAATACAAACAGGTTGAGAAAGAGATTATCCCTTGCACTGATATCGTTTTTATAAGGGCGCTTGCCCCACATGTGGGCGAGGGAGTTCACCAGAAAAGTAGTGTGATGGTTGACTACGATACGCAGTATTCCCGCGAGCAAAAGCATACCTATCAAGTCTCCGGTGAGGAGCCCCAGTACGATGGGAATACCCAGATTCATGGAGAGGGTGATGGGGATATAGTGATTGTGTTGCCACATCACGATCTTGTCCCGCTTCAGGTCCTCGACATTTTTGTAATCGAGATGACTACTCGGGTACTCGTGCATCATCCAGTCGATATGGGAAAACCAAAAGCCGCGCATCGCTGAGTAGGGGTCGCGATCATTGTCGTCAATATGCCGGTGGTGTAAGCGGTGGGCGGCACACCAGGTCAGGGTAGAGTTTTGCAGGGCAGCAGCGCTGAATAAGGCAAAGAACAGGCGTAGCGACCAATGCGCTTTGTAGCTCCTGTGGGACCAGAGCCGGTGATTGCCCGCTGTCACCGAGAGACTGCACAGTGCGGCTAATAGAGCGAAGGCGAGCCACTGGTACCAGTGATATCCAACCATCAGCCCGTAGATGGGCACGGCGGTCAGGGCCAGGAAGCCTGTACTGGCAAACAGCACTGTGGGGACCCAAAAGCATTTGCGTTTGGTTGTGGATGTCGACGAAGCGTTATTCATATTTCGAGCCTGTCTGTGAAACGGTCTCGGGGAAGCCCCCTTATTTGGGTGGCGCAGTTTTTCTTTTAAGGTACTTAGCGGTGTATTCCTGGGAGTAGTTCCCGGTTACAAACATAACGGTACTCACATAACGGTACTCACATAACGGTACTTACATAACGGTACTCAGAGAATATAGATAATTATTGGGAGGAGGCGCAGAGGGTTCTTGGTGGCCAGCAATCAAGCCTTCCCCCTTGTGGCGCCTCGTCAATCTGGTGGAGTTACGGCAGCTAACTGAGCCAGATCTAAAGCCCGACCTAGCCTGCCGTTGCGGGGCTCAGGGGTAGCTGGCGCATCATGAGTCGCAGGCGCTCGCTCTGCATTTTTAGCCTGAATTTCAGCTCGCGAATTTGTGTTTGAATAGTTGCCAGTTTCCATCTTCCCGAGGCGTTATCTGGGGCTATGGCGCGACGCTGGGTCATCAGTGCTTGCCAGCGATCGAATATTTCACAGAAATCCTGGCGCTCTCGCTGTAATAGTTCGCGCCAGTATTCCTGATCCTGTGTCGCTAGTTTCTCCAGTTGCTGTTCGGCCCGTTCAATTTCCACCTCCTGAGTTGCTCTATAAATCTGTAGCTTTGTGGCAGCTCTCAGCTGCCAGGTGATGCCGAGCCAGCTGAGGCTTTTTATCAGCCATTTGGTCGGATCGTAGGCAAACCAACCAACGCCGTTGCGATAGTCCGCGGGAAAGGCATGATGGTAATTGTGATAGCCCTCGCCAAAAGCAAAGACATTGATAATAGGGTTGTCCCGAGCCGAAATATCGCCCTTAAATTTTCTTTTGCCCCAGCGGTGCCCGAAAGAGTTGAGGGCAAAAGCGGCATGGTGATTGACCACCATACGCAACACGCCCGCCAGTAAGAACATGGCGATAATATCGCCGGTAATCAGACCGAGGATCAGGCAGATCGCAAAGTTCATACCGATGGCGATCGGCAGATAGTGACGGTGCTGCCACATCACAATTTTGTCCCGCTGAAGGTCTTTGACATTGTCATAGGTTTTCCTGCCTGATGGATATTCGTGCATCATCCAATCCAGGTGTGAAAACCAGAGCCCCCGCTTAGAGGAGTGGGGGTCCAGGTCATTATTGTCGGTATAGCGGTGGTGCAGCCGGTGTGCCGAACACCAGTTCAAAGTGGTGTTTTGTAGGGTTGCAGCGCTGAAAAGGGCAAACCATAAGCGAAGCATCCAGTGGGCTTTGTAAGTTCTGTGGGTCCATAAGCGGTGGTTACCGGCGGAGATAGAAATGCCGCACAGCCCGGTAATGATTAGGAAGGCGAGCCATTGCTGCCAGGAGTAGCCATATTCGAGCCCATACAGAGGCACGGCAGTCAACGCAAGGAAGCCCGTGCTGGCGAAGAGAAGTGTAGGTGCCCAATAACGTTTTCTTTTCACCGTATTGCTTGCCGAAACTGTACCCATCCGCTCTACCCCGGAGATCAGCAGCACATTGAGTATTGGCTGTTACAAAGCCCTTCACCCTAAGGGGGGAGATTTGGCGCTGAATAACATCCCAGTGAAAATTGTGGCACAAATTTATTGGTTGGCCTGAATAGCGCAAGTTCACAAGTCTCCTTAGGAAAACAAGTGTTGGCACATAGTGCCTCTTTTTGGTGCGATAAATAGGATTGTTGGCACTTGTTGGGTCACCTTGCCGGGGTTAACCATGGAGAGAGGGGGCAGCTCTTACTATATCCGGCAAAAAACTTGGCACACCGATTGCAGTATTAGAAATGTACGGGACGCATGACCCGTACTTCGGGGAGTTTGCATGGGGTTATGGCAAACCGTTTCCACTGAGAAACTTCCCGTTTTCTCTCATCATCGCTGATTACGGCCCCGCACTGCGGGGTCTTTTTTTCCTCTCTCTGTTTTCCCTCACGCTCACGTCTGAAAAAAATTTTATTTTTGTGACTCTGTGTGGAATTCTGATTGGCACTAATGCCTGGTAAATAGACGCCCCATTCGCGCCTAGGTATAAAGGCCCCCTTTGTTTTGCCTGCAATGCCAACGAATCGAGTTAAGCGTGTCCGAACCTCAAAACCCCGTCCCGCCCCATCACCCCTTCCTGCTGTCCACTCCGGAAGAGCTGCACTCCCTGGGTGCACTGGAGCTTGCCCATCAAACTGGTCGCCTGCAGGGGCTGATGATGGATGTGGATTCTGGCTTGTGGGAATGGCACTTGAACAGCGGTGCCCAGCGCGCCCAGGGGGATATCTGGCACCTGTTCGCCGACAGTGCCGACCGGGCCCTTCAGGCCCTGTGGTCCGGCACCGAGTTGCACCCGGTTCACTCCGATGAGCGCCACCGTATTCTCTCACTGCGCCACCGAATCGCCAGTCAGGGGGGGTATTTCGATCTCGCCTTCCGCGCCTATGACATCACCGGCCAGCTGCGCTGGCTGCGTTTTTGTGGGCGGGCGACCACCAGTGCTGACGGCAGCGAGGTGATCACCATAGGCACTTGTGCCGACTACAGCGAGGCTCTGTCCCAGCGCTACCTGTCGAGCCTGCCCAGCGAGCGGCCACTGCAGGCGCTTTCCGGGGTTGGGGACGGCTTGTGGGAGTGGGATTTACGCGCCGATGAAATGGTTCTCGACGACGCCTGCTGGGGAATTCTCGGTTACGAGGTGAGCCCCATACGCAGTATCGGGCGCTCTGCCGCCGAGCAGTGGAAGGCGCGCATCCTTACAGAGGATATAGCCAGAGTGGAACAATCCATGCTGGACCATGTGCGCGACCGCCTGCCCCTGGATGTGGAGTTCCGCTTGTGGCGCTCTGATGGCAGCCTGGTGTGGGTGCGTTGCCGCGGCAAGGCGCAGCTTGACAGTCGCGGCCAGCCGGTGCGAGTACTCGGGATTTTGCAGGATGTCAGTGCCAGCCGTGAGACCCAGGCGCGCCTGGAGCGGGAGTTGCACCAGCAGCGTGAGGAAAATGCCCACCGCGCCGATCTTTTATTCAGCCTGAGCCACGAGTTGCGCACCCCACTCAACGCCATTTTGGGATACAGCCAAATGGTGGAACTGGATCAGAGTCTGAACTCCGATCAACGCCAGCGCCTTGGGGAGATCCGCCGAGCGGGTCAACACCTATTGCACCTAGTGGGGGATGTACTGGAGCTCGCCCGTATCGATAGTCGGCGGCTCGGCCCCTCAATGGAATCGGTGCGCCCGGTGGAATTGGTGGCCGAATGTAAACGCCTGCTGGAACCTCTGGCAGAGACCCGCCGGGTCAGCCTGGTTTACGAGCCCCTCGGCTGGGAGTCCGCCTATATCTGCGCGGACCCTGTGCGCTACAAGCAAGTGGTGCTAAACCTTGCCGGCAACGCGGTGAAATACAATCGGGACAATGGCAGGGTCATTATTAACTTCACTCCCCAGGCGGAGGGATGGCTGCGCCTGAGTATTCTCGATACTGGCAAGGGAATTCCGCCGGAGCGGCGCAGTGAGGTGTTCGAACCCTTCAATCGGTTGGGAGAAGAGAAGGGCCATATCGAAGGCACCGGTGTAGGTTTGGCAATCGCCAGGCGCCTCACCGAGGCTATGGGCGGGCGTATCGACTTTGACAGTCAGGAGGGGCAGGGCTCGGTTTTCTGGATTGAGTTCCCCATGATCGACGCGCCCGATGCCCTGATGAGTTTTTCCGCCCATCCACAGGAACCGCCGAAGCTGCCGGAAGGGCGACTGCTGCTTGTGGATAACCGCCCGGCTGCGGCGGATCAGCTCAGGGAGATGCTGAAGGAGACTCCCCAGATTCAATGCCTGGTTGCCACCGATGTAGTGGAGGCCATTTTTATCGCGCGAACCCAACGCCCCGATGTGCTGCTGTTTCACAGTGAGGTACCGGGTATGTCTGCCGCCGACCTACTGTCCATTTTGCAGGAGGATATCGCCACCAGGGCTATGCGCTTTGTATTGGTTGGTGAAAAACCGAATGGGGAGAGCTACCTGGTTCTGCCGTCAGAGTTTGATTTTATGCAGTTATCCCGTGTGCTGGCGGAAACCCTTGGGCGGTCTGGGAGGTCGGTTTAATTCAAGAACAGGGAAGAGCTGGCCCGACGACAGCCGGGCCAGTGAGCGGGTAGGAATTAGCGCACAGAACCCAGGTGCTTGCCTACGATCTGCAGCAGTGGCTTGAAGACCTTGGGGGTGGCGCACACCAGGTGTCCGGAATCCAGGTAGTCCTCACCACCGCGGAAATCGCTGATCAGGCCACCGGCCTCTTTGACCAACAGGGAGCCTGCCGCGATATCCCAGGTATTCAGGTACATCTCCCAGAAGCCGTCAAAGCGCCCGGCCGCTACATAGGCCAGATCCAGTGCGGCGGCGCCGGGGCGGCGGATGCCGGCGGTCTGCCCGGCGATCTCTTTCAAAGCGCCCAGGTAGGGGTCGATATTTTCCAGAGCTGGGCCATTGAAGGGTAGGCCGGTGCCAATCAGTGCACCGCGCAAACCCTGGCGTGGGGAAACGCGGATGCGACGGCCGTTCAGGGCCGCGCCGCGGCCGCGGCTCGCGGTAAATTCTTCACGCTTAATGGGGTCGAGTACCACCGCGTGCTCGATGCGGCCGCGATAGCGACAGGCAATAGATACCGCAAACTGGGGTACGCCGTGGATAAAGTTGGTGGTGCCGTCGAGGGGGTCGATAATCCACTCGTAGTCGGGCTCAGCGCCTTCGATCAGGCCGCTCTCTTCAGCGCGGATGCTGTGCTTGGGGTAGGCCTTGCGCAGGTGGTAAATAATTTCCTGTTCGCTAGCCTTGTCCACTTCTGTGACGAAATCGTTGCGCGTTTTTTCCTCGAATTTCATCAGGTCGCCGCGCTCCCAGGCCCGTTCGATCAATTCTCCGGCCTTGCGCGCCGCGCGCAGGGCAATATTTAGCATGGGTTCCATAACTATTCCGCACTAAGTGGTTGAAGTGGTTAAAAAGCAGACCGCGGGTTAACCGCAGCGGACGCGATTGTATGGATTCCCGTTCCTTTTTGCTACACTCGCGCGCCCCCATGACACCGAATTATTACTTTCAGTATGGCCAAGCCCCCTTTAGACACGACTCCGCTCAGCGCGCTCGACAATGTGCGCGTGGTTCTGGTTAACAGCGCCCACCCCGGAAATATCGGTGGTGCCGCGCGCGCCCTGAAGAATATGGGCTTGAGCCAGCTCTATCTGGTGGCGCCGCGGGAATTCCCTGCGGCCAATGCCGTGTGGCGCGCTGCCGGTGCCGCGGAGCTGCTGGATAGCGCCGTGGTGGTGGATACTTTGGAAGAAGCGGTGGCAGATTGCGGCTTGGTGGTGGCCACCAGCGCCCGCGAGCGGCGCATTCCCTGGCCCCTGCTGACGCCGCGCCAGTGCGGCGAGCGGGCAGTGGCCGAGGCCTCCAGCCACCCGGTGGCACTGGTGTTTGGCCGAGAAGATCGCGGCCTCACTAATGAAGAGCTGCAGGCGTGCAATTACCATGTGCATATTCCCGCCAACCCGGAGTACAGCTCTCTCAATTTAGCCACCGCCGTGCAGGTACTGACCTATGAAGTACGCATGGCGGCGCTGGAGGCGGAAAAAGGCGAGCCTGTGAGCTATGCCGACTGGGACCGCCCTCCGGCTAAAGCCAGCGACATGGAGCTCTATTTCGATCACCTGCAGCAGGCGCTGGGCGAGCTCGGCTTTATCGACCCAGATAATCCCCGCCAGACCATGACCCGTTTGCGCCGACTGTATAGCCGTGTGCGCCCGGATGATATGGAGCTGGGCATCCTGCGCGGCATGCTCACCGCCATTCAGAACTATATCCACCGATCTGGTGGTAAGGGTCGTCCCGACTAGCCGGTTGAGTACCCGAGTACTTTGCTCGGTTATATACTTGACTAAGGTGCTGGGTTATTTCATACTCGCGCCCCGATCGGAAAAGGCTGTACATCAGTTGGGAGCTGGTATGCGTTTAACAACCAAAGGCCGCTATGCGGTAACCGCCATGCTGGATCTGGCGTTGCATGCAGAGCGTGGGCCGATCAGCTTGGCAGATATTTCCAAACGGCAGGGCATCTCTCTGTCCTACCTGGAACAGTTATTTTCCCGCCTGCGGCAGTCTGGGCTGGTGTCCAGTGTGCGCGGTCCCGGCGGCGGATACCGCCTGGCCCGGGATGGCGAAGAGATTTTTGTGGCTCAAATTATTGATGCGGTCAACGAATCGGTGGATGCCACCAGCTGTGGCGGCAACGCCGATTGCGCCAATGGCGAGCAGTGTCTGACCCATTACCTCTGGTCCGATTTAAGCGACCAGATTCACGGTTTCCTGAGCGGTATCAGCCTGGCCAATCTGGTGTCGCGCGCCGAGGTGCAGGAAGTGGCGCGCCGCCAGGATATGCGCGAAGCACCGGAACAGCGGGTCGCCGTACTCGGCGGTCTGTAAATATCGGCCACGGTTGTGGCCAAAGCGGAATATTTGAGAATTATTGAGCGGAAACGGTATGACTATGAAGCTTCCCATCTACCTGGATTATTCAGCTACCTGTCCGGTTGACCCGCGTGTCGCTGCAAAGATGGCAGAGCAGCTGACGATGGAAGGCAACTTCGGTAACCCGGCTTCCCGGTCCCACCTATACGGCTGGAAGGCCGAGGAAGCGGTGGAAAATGCCCGCCGCCAGGTGGCCGAACTGATTAATGCCGATCCCCGCGAGATCGTCTGGACCAGTGGTGCCACCGAGTCAGACAACTTGGCGATCAAAGGTGCGGCGCACTTCTACCAGGGTCGTGGCAAGCACATCATCACCTCCAAGATCGAGCACAAAGCAGTGCTGGACACCTGTCGCCAGCTGGAGCGTGAAGGCTTCGAGGTCACCTACCTGAATCCCCGTGAAGACGGCATTGTTACCCCGCAACAGGTTGAGGAAGCACTGCGTGAGGACACTATTTTGGTGAGCCTGATGCACGTGAACAACGAGATCGGTGTGATCAACGACATCGCCGCAATCGGCGAATTGTGCCGTTCGCGCAAAGTGATCTTCCATGTGGATGCGGCGCAGAGCGCGGGCAAGCTGCCCATCGACCTGCAGGAGATGAAGGTCGATTTGATGTCCTTCTCCGCCCACAAGATTTACGGCCCCAAAGGCATTGGCGCCCTGTATGTTCGCCGCAAACCCCGCGTGCGACTGGAAGCACAGATGCACGGCGGTGGCCACGAGCGCGGTATGCGTTCCGGTACCCTGCCCACCCACCAAATTGTGGGTATGGGTGAAGCTTTCCGCATTGCCAAAGAAGAAATGGTGCAAGAAGGCGAGCGTTTGGTGTCCCTGCGCAATCGTTTCTGGGATCAGATCAAAGATATGGAAGAAGTCCATATCAACGGTTCCGCCGAACAGCGCGTTCCGGGCAACTTGAATGTCAGCTTTGCCTTTGTAGAGGGTGAGAGCCTGATTATGTCCCTGCGTGACCTGGCGATTTCCTCCGGCTCCGCCTGTACCTCTGCGAGCCTGGAACCCAGCTACGTGCTGCGCGCCTTGGGCGTAAACGATGAGCTGGCACACAGCTCACTGCGTTTCAGCTTCGGCCGCTTCACCAGCGAGCAGGATGTGGATACCGCAGCGGCCGCCGTGCGCAAGGCGGTGGAGAAACTGCGTGAATTATCGCCGCTTTGGGATATGTACAAAGACGGTGTCGACCTGAACAAGATTGAATGGGCCGCTCACTAAGCGCGCGCATGAGTTAGGAGAAAAGTCATGGCCTATAGCGATAAAGTAATTGACCACTACGAACACCCCCGCAACGTCGGACGTATGGACGACAAGGCGAACAACGTGGGCACCGGCATGGTGGGTGCGCCCGCCTGTGGTGACGTGATGCGCCTGCAGATTCAGGTGAACGATGCGGGTGTGATTGAAGATGCCAAGTTCAAAACCTACGGTTGCGGCTCTGCCATCGCCTCCAGCTCGCTGCTCACCGAATGGGTAAAAGGCAAGACCATCGATGAGGCGGAGCAGATCAAAAATACTGCCATCGCCGAAGAGCTGGCCCTGCCGCCGGTGAAGATTCACTGTTCCGTGCTGGCGGAAGATGCGATCAAGGCCGCTGTGCGCAATATCCGTGAAAAGCGCGGTGAGTCTGCCGAAGCCGCTGACGCGCAGGAATCCGCCGCAGGTTAACCATCGGGCCCCGAGCCCAATAGTAGTGAAGGTATTGTTTTGGCTATTACCATGACCGAGGCCGCTCAGGCTCATATTAAGAGTCAGCTGGCCAAGCGCGGCACAGGTATCGGTATTCGTGTGGGTGTGAAGACCGCCGGGTGCTCAGGCCTTGCCTACGTACTGGAATTTGTCGATTCGGCAGAGGCCGAAGACGTGGTGTTCGAGCAGGATGATGTAAAGCTGATCGTGGACCCCAAGAGCCTGGTTTACCTGGACGGTACCCAGCTCGATTTCGTCAAGGAAGGGCTCAACGAGGGCTTTACCTTCACCAACCCCAACGTTAAGAATGAGTGTGGCTGCGGCGAGAGTTTTCACGTCTGAGTGTGGCCCGCTACAGAGAGGCCGGGTGCACTGTGCATACCGGCCTTTTTATTGGCCCGGCAATTGCCGGGTGGGGCGCCGCCGCCCAGTTTTTAAGGCCCAGTGCCGGCAGGTGAACTGAGATGGCAACCAACCTGACCCATTTCGAAATATTCGGGCTAGAGCCCGCCTTTGAGCTCGATCGCAGCGCCCTGGCCGCGCGCTATCGGGAATTACAGCGGGAATTCCACCCGGACAAATACGCCTCCAAATCCGAGCGCGAACAGCTGCTCGCTATCCAGATGGCCGCGCAGATCAATGAAGCCCACACGGTTCTTCGCGATCCAGTACAGCGCGCCGCCTACCTGCTCAAACTCGCTGGAGTGGAAGTGCCGCCGGAGCAGACCACCGCCGATACAGAATTCCTGATGCAGCAAATGCTGCTGCGCGAGCGTCTCGAAGAAGTGCGCGAACAGCCAAATCCCGCCGTCGCCCTGGAGGAACTTGCCGATGAGGTCGATGGCCTCTACCGGGGTGAACAGCGGCAATTTGCCGAGACCTATGCCGCAGGCAAGTTCAGCGAAGCCGAGGACTCCCTGCGCAAGCAGCAGTTTCTGGTGAAGCTGCAATCGCAGGTGGAAGAGCTGGAAGCCGATTTGTTCGGCGATTAAACAATCGCTATCAGAAAATAAACCGGGATCTGGCGCAGGCAGTGCCAGTGCGATAAATCCCGCTGACAGAAGAGATAAGTAATGGCATTACTGCAGATTTCTGAACCGGGACAGAGCCCCGACCCCCATCAGCGCAAATACGCGGTGGGCATCGACCTGGGCACCACCAACTCGCTGGTGGCCACGGTGCGCAGCGGCTCGGCAGAAGCCATTGCTGCAGAGGATGGCAGTGTCATTCTGCCCTCGGCGGTGCATTACAGCCGTGAGGGTATCACTGTTGGCGCCGAGGCCCGCGCCCGCGCCGCTGCGGATCCCTACAACACCATGCTATCGATCAAGCGTTTGATGGGCCGCGGTGTGGCGGATGTGAAAAGCCTGGGTGAGCAGCTGCCTTACCATTTTTCCGACAGTAATGGCGGCATGCCCACTATCGAAACCGCTGCCGGACCGGTCAATCCGGTGCAGGTGTCTGCGGAAATTCTCAAAAAGCTGGCCCAGCGCGGCCGCGATGCACTTTACGGCAAAGCCGGCGGGGAGCTCGACGGCGCGGTGATCACCGTGCCGGCCTACTTTGACGACGCCCAGCGCCAGGCCACCAAAGATGCGGCCAAGCTGGCCGGTCTCAAGGTACTGCGCCTACTCAACGAGCCCACTGCGGCGGCGGTGGCCTACGGCCTCGACCGGGGAGAAGAGGGCGTGATCGCCGTTTATGACCTGGGCGGTGGCACCTTTGATATTTCTATTCTGCGTCTGTCCCGCGGCGTTTTCGAAGTAATGGCCACCGGCGGCGACACCGCACTGGGTGGTGATGACTTTGACCGCATTATCGCTGCTTGGATTGCCGAGCAGGCGGGCCTCGGCACCGACCTGGATGCGTCCGCCCAGCGGCGGTTGCTGGATAGCGCCTGTGCCGCCAAGGAAGCCCTGGCCAATGTTGAACAGGTAGAGCTTCACCATGGGGACTGGACCGGTGTGCTCGATCGGGAAGCCATGGCTTCACTGTTGGACCCTCTAATCGACAAGACCCTGCGCGCCTGTAAGCGCGCCCTGCGCGATGCGGATATCGGCGTGGATGAAGTACAGGAAGTCGTTCTGGTGGGCGGTTCCACTCGTACGCTGCGGGTGCGGGAACGGGTTGAAGACTATTTTGGCCGGGCGCCCCACGCGGAGATCGATCCGGATCAAGTGGTGGCAATTGGTGCCGCCCTGCAGGCCGATGTGCTCGTGGGCAACAAGTCCGATGACGACCTGCTGCTGCTGGATGTAATCCCCCTGTCTCTGGGACTCGAGACCATGGGTGGGCTTACCGAGAAGTTGATCGCGCGCAATACCACTATTCCGGTGTCTAAAGCCCAGGAGTTCACCACTTTTAAAGATGGCCAAACTGCTATGGCGATTCACGTGGTGCAGGGTGAGCGGGAGCTGGTCAGCGACTGTCGCTCGCTAGCGCGCTTCGAATTGCGCGGTATTCCCGCAATGGTGGCGGGTGCTGCCCATATCCGCGTGACATTCCAAGTGGATGCAGATGGCCTGCTTTCTGTGACCGCCATGGAAAAGAGCAGTGGCGTCAGCGCGGATATCGTGGTGAAACCTTCCTACGGCCTGGAGGATAAGGACATTGCGCGCATGCTGCAGGAATCCTATACCCATGCCGCCGAGGATATCGCCCTGCGCGCCCTGCGCGAGGCCCAGGTAGAAGCGGAACGGACCCTGGAGAGCCTGCTGGTTGCCCTGCGTGAAAACGGTGCCCAGTTGCTGGAAGAGCATGAGTTGAGCGAGCTGGAACACGCCATGGAAGCTCTGCGGCTGGCTCAC encodes:
- the hscB gene encoding Fe-S protein assembly co-chaperone HscB is translated as MATNLTHFEIFGLEPAFELDRSALAARYRELQREFHPDKYASKSEREQLLAIQMAAQINEAHTVLRDPVQRAAYLLKLAGVEVPPEQTTADTEFLMQQMLLRERLEEVREQPNPAVALEELADEVDGLYRGEQRQFAETYAAGKFSEAEDSLRKQQFLVKLQSQVEELEADLFGD
- the hscA gene encoding Fe-S protein assembly chaperone HscA, which translates into the protein MALLQISEPGQSPDPHQRKYAVGIDLGTTNSLVATVRSGSAEAIAAEDGSVILPSAVHYSREGITVGAEARARAAADPYNTMLSIKRLMGRGVADVKSLGEQLPYHFSDSNGGMPTIETAAGPVNPVQVSAEILKKLAQRGRDALYGKAGGELDGAVITVPAYFDDAQRQATKDAAKLAGLKVLRLLNEPTAAAVAYGLDRGEEGVIAVYDLGGGTFDISILRLSRGVFEVMATGGDTALGGDDFDRIIAAWIAEQAGLGTDLDASAQRRLLDSACAAKEALANVEQVELHHGDWTGVLDREAMASLLDPLIDKTLRACKRALRDADIGVDEVQEVVLVGGSTRTLRVRERVEDYFGRAPHAEIDPDQVVAIGAALQADVLVGNKSDDDLLLLDVIPLSLGLETMGGLTEKLIARNTTIPVSKAQEFTTFKDGQTAMAIHVVQGERELVSDCRSLARFELRGIPAMVAGAAHIRVTFQVDADGLLSVTAMEKSSGVSADIVVKPSYGLEDKDIARMLQESYTHAAEDIALRALREAQVEAERTLESLLVALRENGAQLLEEHELSELEHAMEALRLAHNAGDAEEIRLRMEALNKLSEPFAARRMDASIKRAMRGHSLDEFDK